Proteins encoded by one window of Anaerosalibacter sp. Marseille-P3206:
- a CDS encoding uracil-xanthine permease family protein has translation MTDNVLRSDSKLEKEISLKSSSRKVVLALQHLIAMFGATVLVPMLTGLNPSIALFSAGMGTLIFHLCTKGKVPVFLGSSFAFIPVVITVNKLYNGDFSYAQGGMLVAGLIYVIVSLLIKKIGVEKIQKFLPSQVVGPMIIVIGMNLIPTAFDMASNNFMVAAITLATALLVNFKGKGFFKQLAILTGVIVGYLVSYKIGIVDMSIVKESPFISLPPFNAPKFDFGAIAIIAPVVLAVFMEHIGDITTNGQVVGKNFIEDPGLNRTLLGDGLATIAASLIGGPANTTYGENTGVLAITKNYDPSILRLAAVFAIALGFVSKVGAFLNTIPVPVMGGISIMLFSMISLVGVQTIKNNKVEFNTKNIIVMVTILVFGLGSSIVEKKFGITIGIPVTKTVKISGLSFAAIVGVALNAVLNKNEK, from the coding sequence ATGACAGACAATGTATTAAGAAGTGATTCAAAATTAGAAAAAGAAATTAGTTTAAAAAGTTCTTCAAGGAAAGTAGTACTAGCACTGCAACATTTAATAGCTATGTTTGGTGCAACAGTTTTAGTACCTATGCTAACAGGCTTAAATCCATCTATAGCATTATTTTCAGCAGGAATGGGTACACTTATATTTCACCTATGTACAAAGGGTAAAGTACCAGTGTTCTTAGGTTCATCCTTTGCTTTTATTCCAGTAGTAATAACTGTTAATAAATTATACAATGGAGACTTTTCATATGCACAAGGCGGTATGCTTGTAGCTGGATTAATATATGTTATAGTATCTCTTTTAATTAAAAAAATAGGTGTTGAGAAAATACAAAAATTCTTACCATCTCAAGTAGTAGGACCAATGATAATTGTAATAGGTATGAATCTTATACCAACAGCATTTGACATGGCTAGCAATAACTTTATGGTAGCAGCAATAACTCTGGCAACTGCATTATTGGTTAATTTTAAAGGTAAGGGTTTTTTCAAGCAACTTGCGATTTTAACAGGAGTAATAGTTGGATATTTAGTATCCTATAAAATAGGAATAGTAGATATGAGTATAGTAAAAGAGAGTCCGTTTATTTCATTGCCTCCATTCAACGCACCAAAATTTGATTTTGGAGCAATAGCTATTATAGCTCCTGTAGTATTAGCTGTATTTATGGAACATATAGGGGATATAACTACAAATGGACAAGTAGTAGGGAAGAACTTTATAGAAGACCCAGGACTAAATAGAACCCTTCTAGGAGATGGTCTTGCAACAATAGCAGCATCATTAATAGGAGGACCTGCAAATACAACTTATGGTGAAAATACAGGAGTTCTTGCAATAACTAAAAATTATGATCCATCAATTCTTAGATTAGCAGCTGTATTTGCCATAGCATTAGGATTTGTATCAAAGGTAGGAGCATTTCTAAATACTATACCAGTTCCAGTAATGGGTGGAATAAGTATTATGTTATTTAGTATGATATCTCTAGTAGGAGTTCAGACTATAAAGAACAATAAAGTAGAATTTAACACAAAGAACATTATAGTAATGGTTACAATATTAGTTTTTGGCCTTGGAAGTAGTATTGTAGAAAAGAAATTTGGAATAACCATAGGAATTCCAGTAACTAAAACTGTAAAAATATCAGGATTAAGTTTTGCAGCAATAGTTGGTGTAGCTTTAAATGCAGTATTAAATAAGAACGAAAAATAG
- a CDS encoding radical SAM protein — protein MRYEGALYRPPSEAYSLIVQATIGCSHNRCTFCSMYKEKNFRVRSVEEILEDLSAGREYYKRVKRIFLADGDALIIKTKDLIKILKEIKTVFPECERVGIYGSPRSILGKSRDELMELKGLGLGIVYLGVESGSDIILKSINKGVTSEEMIRAGKRIIDSNIELSVTLISGIGGRKLSREHAIESARVINEINPNYVGLLTLLLEEGTQLYSDHEKGKFKILTPKEVLTETKLFVEGLDIDNCIFRSNHASNYVPLRGTLNKDKQIILAQIEEGLQMVNLEEGEFLRRL, from the coding sequence ATGAGATATGAAGGTGCATTGTATAGGCCTCCTAGTGAAGCTTATAGTCTTATAGTTCAGGCTACTATAGGATGTTCTCACAATAGATGTACTTTTTGTTCTATGTATAAGGAGAAGAATTTTAGGGTTAGAAGTGTAGAAGAAATATTGGAAGATCTTTCAGCTGGGAGAGAATATTATAAAAGAGTAAAGAGAATATTTTTAGCTGATGGAGATGCCTTAATTATAAAGACAAAAGATCTAATAAAGATTTTAAAGGAAATAAAAACAGTTTTTCCCGAATGTGAAAGAGTTGGAATATATGGTTCCCCTAGATCTATACTTGGTAAAAGCAGGGATGAACTAATGGAGTTAAAAGGATTAGGCCTTGGTATCGTTTATTTAGGAGTAGAATCTGGAAGCGATATTATACTAAAAAGTATTAATAAAGGTGTAACTTCTGAAGAAATGATAAGGGCTGGAAAGAGAATAATTGATTCAAATATAGAGCTTTCTGTTACCCTTATATCTGGTATAGGTGGAAGAAAACTATCTAGGGAACATGCCATAGAGTCAGCTAGGGTAATAAATGAAATCAATCCTAATTATGTTGGACTTTTGACACTTCTATTAGAAGAAGGTACTCAACTCTATAGTGACCATGAAAAAGGGAAATTTAAGATTTTGACTCCAAAAGAAGTATTAACTGAGACAAAGTTATTTGTTGAAGGTTTAGATATTGACAATTGTATTTTCAGAAGTAATCATGCTTCTAATTATGTTCCCCTTAGAGGTACGTTAAACAAGGATAAGCAAATTATTTTAGCTCAAATAGAAGAAGGATTACAGATGGTGAATTTAGAAGAAGGAGAATTTCTAAGACGATTATAA
- a CDS encoding vitamin B12-dependent ribonucleotide reductase — MNLSDNALKVLERRYLTKDESGKIIETPKEMFERVAKFLAKADSIYDDNADINDTEKSFFDMMANLEFIPNSPTLMNAGKELGQLSACFVLPIEDSMEGIFDAIKNAALIHKSGGGTGFSFSRLRQNGSTVKSTGGVASGPISFMKVFNAATEAVKQGGTRRGANMGILRIDHPDIMDFIECKSDTAEITNFNISVGITEKFMEAVNNDEDYELIDPHTKQVVGKLNARKVFKHIVEMAWNTGEPGIVFLDRINEASPIEKLGEIESTNPCGEQPLLPYESCNLGSINLAKMVVEGPNGYEIDYNKLDKTVRTSVHFLDNVIDMNKYPLPEIDEMTKKTRKIGLGVMGFADVLFYLGIPYNSQQAVDLADELMSFIDKVSKEKSMELAEKRGVFPAYELSTYYEKGTPMRNATTTTIAPTGTISIIAGASSGVEPLFAISFIRNVMDNDKLLEVHPYFEKVAKERGFYTQELMERIAREGSIQHIEEIPEDIRSVFVTAHDISPFWHVKMQAAFQKHVDNAVSKTVNFKNDATKENVEEVYMLAYKLGCKGVTIYRDGSRENQVLSTAKKEEKREVMVGSLPLVKPRMRPAITRGITEKVKIGCGNLYITVNSDENGVCEVFTNLGRAGGCPSQSEATSRLISIALRSGMDVKEIIEQLKGIRCHSTLRQKATNKEIKVLSCPDAIGKALERAMNTCVEVDNSTVDDLTCTLDEELESSKIENISMNNESICPECGSILEHEGGCNICRNCGFSKCG; from the coding sequence TGCAGGAAAAGAATTAGGACAATTGTCGGCTTGTTTTGTGTTGCCAATTGAGGATTCTATGGAAGGAATTTTTGATGCAATAAAAAACGCAGCACTTATACATAAAAGTGGTGGCGGAACTGGATTTAGTTTTTCTAGACTTAGACAAAATGGTTCAACAGTGAAGTCAACAGGCGGAGTTGCTTCTGGACCAATAAGTTTTATGAAGGTATTTAATGCAGCTACAGAGGCTGTAAAACAGGGAGGTACCAGAAGAGGTGCCAATATGGGAATACTAAGGATTGACCATCCTGATATTATGGATTTTATCGAATGCAAAAGTGACACAGCTGAGATCACAAATTTTAACATAAGTGTTGGGATTACAGAAAAATTTATGGAAGCAGTAAACAATGATGAAGACTATGAGCTTATAGATCCTCATACTAAACAGGTGGTAGGAAAGTTAAATGCAAGAAAAGTATTTAAGCATATTGTAGAAATGGCATGGAATACTGGTGAACCAGGTATTGTTTTTTTAGATAGGATAAATGAAGCAAGTCCAATTGAAAAGTTAGGAGAGATAGAAAGTACTAACCCATGTGGCGAACAGCCTCTTTTACCCTATGAAAGCTGTAACTTAGGTTCTATTAATTTAGCTAAGATGGTAGTAGAAGGACCCAATGGCTATGAAATAGATTATAATAAATTAGATAAAACAGTTAGAACTTCAGTACATTTTCTTGACAATGTAATAGATATGAACAAATATCCATTGCCTGAAATTGATGAAATGACAAAAAAGACTAGAAAGATAGGATTAGGAGTCATGGGTTTTGCAGATGTATTGTTTTATCTTGGCATTCCTTATAATTCACAACAAGCTGTAGATTTAGCAGATGAATTGATGAGTTTTATAGATAAGGTTTCTAAAGAAAAATCCATGGAATTGGCAGAGAAAAGAGGGGTATTCCCAGCATATGAATTGAGTACTTACTATGAAAAAGGAACTCCTATGAGAAATGCTACGACTACTACAATTGCGCCAACAGGGACAATAAGTATTATAGCTGGGGCTAGTAGTGGTGTTGAACCGTTATTTGCAATTTCATTTATTAGAAATGTAATGGACAACGATAAATTATTAGAGGTACATCCTTATTTCGAAAAGGTTGCCAAAGAAAGAGGATTTTATACACAAGAATTGATGGAGAGAATAGCAAGAGAAGGTTCCATACAACATATAGAAGAAATTCCTGAAGATATAAGAAGTGTTTTTGTTACTGCCCATGATATATCTCCATTTTGGCATGTTAAGATGCAAGCAGCATTTCAGAAACATGTAGACAATGCAGTATCAAAAACAGTTAATTTCAAAAATGATGCTACAAAAGAAAATGTTGAAGAAGTATATATGCTAGCTTATAAATTAGGCTGTAAAGGTGTAACTATTTATAGAGATGGCAGTAGGGAAAATCAAGTATTGAGTACAGCAAAAAAAGAAGAAAAAAGAGAAGTAATGGTGGGAAGTCTTCCCCTTGTAAAACCAAGAATGAGACCAGCTATTACAAGAGGAATTACTGAAAAAGTTAAAATTGGTTGTGGAAATCTTTATATCACTGTTAATTCTGATGAAAATGGCGTATGTGAAGTATTCACAAATCTAGGTAGAGCTGGAGGATGTCCAAGTCAAAGTGAAGCAACAAGTAGGCTAATATCTATTGCATTGAGGTCTGGTATGGATGTAAAAGAGATAATTGAACAACTTAAAGGCATAAGATGTCATTCTACATTAAGACAAAAAGCTACTAATAAAGAAATAAAAGTTCTTTCTTGTCCAGATGCAATTGGTAAAGCTTTGGAAAGGGCTATGAATACTTGTGTAGAAGTAGATAATTCTACAGTAGATGATTTAACATGTACTTTGGATGAAGAATTAGAGTCTTCAAAAATAGAAAATATTTCAATGAATAATGAATCAATTTGTCCTGAATGTGGTAGTATTTTGGAGCATGAAGGTGGATGTAATATTTGTAGAAATTGCGGATTTTCTAAATGCGGTTAA